In Paenacidovorax monticola, the genomic window TCTTGTAGATGCGCACCAGGCCAGGGTGGTCGGGATCGCTGCCCGCCACCGGGTGGTCTTCCAGCTCGCCGAAGCGGCGCGCGAAGGCCACGTGGTCGGCACGTCCGATGTCCTGGCCGCGCAGGAACAGGACCTTGTGCCGCAGCAGCGCCGCCTTGATCTCGGCGAACAGCGCGTCGTCCCGGGCCGCATCGGCCAAGCTGACGCCGATGAGCTCCGCGCCGATGGCGCAGGTCAAGGGCTCTATGCGCATCATTGTCTCCTATCCATGGTTTTATCGGTCCGGCTGTGCCGCTGGGCGGCCATCCGGTGTCCGTACTGTAGGAAACGCAGGCCCCGATGCGCTTTGCATTTCGTGCCACGGATTTGGCATTTGGTGCCAGAATGTTGACCCGAATCAAGGGGAAGCGGACGATGGTCACTCTGGTACGGGCAGCGGCATTGACCCATTTTTCCGAGGTCATGCGGGAGCTTGGCGGCGACCCCGACAAGGCCCTGCGCCAGGCCGGTCTGCGGCCGGCGCAGATCCGGGAGCAGGACCAGCTCATCGACGCCTCCGTCGCGGCGCGCCTGCTTGAGGAAGCGGCCCGCGCTACGCGGTGCGAGTCCTTCGGCCTGCGCATGGCCCAGTCCCGCCAGCCCTCCAACTTCGGCGTGGTGAGCCTGCTGCTGCTGCACCAGCCCACCCTGCGCCACGTGCTCACCACGCTCATCGAGCATGTGCACCTGCTCAACGAATCGCTGGTGATCCACATGGAGGACGCGGGCGCCTACGTGATCCTGCGCGAGGACTTCGTGTCCCCCCACCTCATGCGCCAGTCCATCGAGCTGGCGATCGGCGTGCTGTTCCGCATGTGCCAGGCCCTGCTGCAGGAACGCTGGCGGCCCCAGAGCGTGTGCTTCAGCCACCCGGCGCCCATCGACACGGGCCTGCACAAGCAGCTGTTCCGCTGCCGCGTGGAATTCGACGCCGAGTTCAATGGCATCGTGTGCCGCGCCGCCGACCTGGACGAGCCCAATCCCCTGGCCGATCCGGTGCTGGTGCGCTACGCGAGAACGGTGGTCGACACGACCCCCATGGGGCGTGAAGCCACCGTGGGGCAGCAGGTGCGCAAGGCCATCTACCTCATGCTGCCCTCGGGCAACGCCACCTGCGCCAGCGTCGCGCAAGGCCTGGGGCGCAGTGTGCGCACCCTGCAGCGCGAACTCGACGGCGAGGGACTGAGCTTCACCACGCTGCTGGGAGAAGTGCGCCACGACCTCGCCCAGCGCTACGTCGGCAACCCGCGCTACAGCATCGGCCAGATCGCGGCCATGCTCGGGTACGGGAGCCACAGCACCTTCACACGCTGGTTCACCACGCGCTTCGGCCGCTCCCCCGAAACCTGGCGCGGCGAGCAGACGGGGCAGCACCGGTAGCGGCAGCCGCCGCGCCCCCAGGCGGTGCCAACACCCGGCGAGCACCACACCGAACGGCCCCTGCGCAGCCTCCCAGAACGGAGCGAACTCGCAACCCTGGTGATGTGATGTTCGACCATCCGCCCTCGGCCCTGGGCCTGATGCAGTCCGGCAAGCTGCGTCTCCTGTCCACCACCTCGCGCGAGCGCGTCGCGTAACGGTGCAAGACGCTCACCACCGTGGAGTCCGGCCCGCCCGAGATGGTCGCCGACGCCTGGGTGGGCGTGATGGCCCCGGCGAATCTTCCCAGGCCCGCCGTGCACGGCCTGTACGGCCTGCCAAAGCCATCGTAGCCCGCATGAACGCGCCGCAGGTGCGCGGCGTGGCCGTCCACCCCTCACGGCCCGGCGAGTTCCTGGCCTGCGTGAAGTCCGAGAACGGGAAATGGGCCACGGTGGCCCATTTCCGGCGCCGAGGCGAACTGAAGAAGAATGCTCCGGCGCATGCCTGGCGGGCAGGGCCTGTGGAACGGTGGAGCTCAGGCACTTCCCTCGACGACGAAGCTCACCACCGTCGTGGCGCTGCCGCCGATGTTCAGGGTGCCGAAGCGCCGCGCGCCTTCGACCTGCATGGCACCGGCGCGGCCCGCGACCTGGCGTGCGGCATCCAGCACCATGCGCACCCCCGTTGCACCCACGGGGTGCCCCGCGCCGATCAGCCCCCACTGGGGTTGATGGGCAGACGCCCGTCCGCATCGATCAGGCCGCCTTCGATGGCCTGCCAGCTCTGGCCGGGCGGCGTGATGCCGAAGTGGTCGATG contains:
- a CDS encoding AraC family transcriptional regulator, giving the protein MVTLVRAAALTHFSEVMRELGGDPDKALRQAGLRPAQIREQDQLIDASVAARLLEEAARATRCESFGLRMAQSRQPSNFGVVSLLLLHQPTLRHVLTTLIEHVHLLNESLVIHMEDAGAYVILREDFVSPHLMRQSIELAIGVLFRMCQALLQERWRPQSVCFSHPAPIDTGLHKQLFRCRVEFDAEFNGIVCRAADLDEPNPLADPVLVRYARTVVDTTPMGREATVGQQVRKAIYLMLPSGNATCASVAQGLGRSVRTLQRELDGEGLSFTTLLGEVRHDLAQRYVGNPRYSIGQIAAMLGYGSHSTFTRWFTTRFGRSPETWRGEQTGQHR